tttttcatttgcaaCGTTATtgaaagaactttttttttttttttttttttttttttttttgttccctgCTATTTTCCATCATTGTCACTGttctgataaatatttttttttcaccaggAAGAAAAGTCACCAAGTTGAGTCCACAGCTAATTTCCTCTCATAGGTCAAGGCAATAATTCTGGCACTAAAACTGTCGCACTGGGCGAAGCACACGAGTTCGATAGTAACTTGATTAAGTTAGCCTGTCGACATGACTGCAAACACGGCAATACAGTATGTTAACAAACCTAATAATAGGAAGGGGGAGATAAAGTGGAGGAGATGGCTGCACAATTTCTGGCCAGTCGTGTGTCTGCCACAACGAGCCGTTGACCTTAAGGAACAGCTTGTGTGGCTTTGGTTTATTGTTAGTTTGTGTGCAAtataatgttttctttgtcctcctcctctgctggctctacaaaatccatttatttgtttatgacTGTATCAGATCTCCTTCACAACGGCTGCCCGCTCAACATGTTCACGTGTAGTTTGTGAAAGAAACTGATTGTCTTTGTCTCAGAGCGTCAGTCTGAAGGGACTGCCGAAAAACTTAGAGGCAATGAACACCAGCCCACGCACCCAGAAACTCCCTCCATGAATATGCCAAGCCTAATTTTAAACCTACAGCAGGGGGAACTTTGGCTGCGTTTCTCAACCAGAGAGCACGAACGGCGAGGAAGCACAATGCCAGTGTGTCATACATTTAAACACTGTTAAATTAAAGGCTGTTTACTGTTCGCAGAGGCCATTCATCTTACTCAACGTTAGTCTGCTTCTTGCAAATTTGTCAATAAGAGCTTCCACATGCCAACACGAGGAGGGGAAAAAGTTGGGGTTATCAGGAGGTTTTCATAGCATGTCTCTTCAGTCAGCCTGTAGTTAATTAGCCACCTCCACACAATAAGGCTATAAGTCATTAATCACCCGGACCATAGCAGAAGCCGACTAACTGTGAGCAAGACGTTTGGAAACAAAAAGTTTGCCGCCTATGACAGACTTAAATATGGCCCCTGTCAGTGGTGTGTAAATTATAGGGAATGTTGAGTGCTGAAAGACAAGGGCCCACTGTTTAACTCACTGTTGCTCTTTCCTTTGCTTTGTGTGTTGACAGACTGCCTACAAGGGAAAAATTCCCCTTCTCTCCATTTCCCATCGGCTGGCTTATAACTCAAAAAGACACACTTTATCGTGAGCATGCAggaaatatacacacacaagttgtCCACATTAAGATAATCTCAGTATACCACGCTTCATTTTATGATGCCTCACTAAAGTTAATAGAAGAAGACAAGCTCCAAAGGTCAACGGCTCAGTAAAAACCCCAGCTTTTAACTTTGTATTCCTACCGTTTACTTTGCTTGTCAAAGAGAGGAAATGATGGAGTGATGATAAATACTTGGGCTTGTTTGGAGAAGCAAAAGCCTTTCTCCTGCAAAAATAAACCTCCATGTTTCTCGGGATGATGGAAGACGCACTTCTCAGCTGATTGAACATGCAAAAGGTCATTGGTTTTTCCTTTGCGTCTGTTAACAAAGATCCGCCTGCCTCTCCAGAGTACATAAGCAGTGAGGAATTTTTATTCAAAGCAGCAAAAGTTTATGTAACGACAGGGAAATCCCTCGATTGGATCATTAATACAGCTGACAAAAGAGTGTTAAATTCATTATATAATTACAACATGTATAACAAGTGTTTGAAAGCTGGATGATTTATGTATTTGATGAATTTGTGAAAAATTCATTTCCGAGCAACGTCAGCCCGGCGTGGCAGCGATGACGTCCGCCGCCTTCAACCATAACACGCCATACACAGCGCAACACATGGCGCGCAGCTGTGCAGAAGTGACGCGCATGCAGGCCGTTAACGCATACACAGAACACAATTTTTCAACATGTGTCCGCGACGGGCCCACGCTGCGCTGATCTGTTCCCCCTTAGGTGAAAGGCCACGAGTCTTGCTCATGCTGCAGTTCAAAGCAGAGCAGGTGAGGCCGTCCCTGTGATTCAACGTGGAGTCACAAAGCCATCCACTGTCTCGTGTCCCGACAGTATTTTAGATTCAAGCATGTGGGGAAGAGATCATCTGTCACCAGAAAGAAATTGATAGACTTTACCGTCGTAGGATGGTTGTATTGAAGTCCACTGAGCCAGTTAATGTTATAAACAGATGTACCTATACAGTACCTGTATCCATATGATGCAGCATCTGCCCCCGATAACCTCCAGACCTCCTTAATTATGTTAAAACTTTTTCTAAATCCTGAAAAGGCTAAATATACGACATAAGCTCAAATTGTTGCTCCATGGCCAAAATGGTGATGTAATTGATAGAATACATATATTATCATAAATACTGGTTAGATAGCAGATTGTTCAACAAAACTAATGTTGAATAACTTGCTTGTaaactaaaaaatgtttttgtattcttATTCTGGagatgaaaaaagcaaaaaacctTATACAATCCACTAATACAGTATTATTTATGGTGGATTACGATAGGATACCATTTACTGCAGCAGGatatacagtttttatttataaggcAACatatttaagtatatttttttatccttATAGTTAAAAGCAAAGCTAAAGACAGCAGATTAGTTCTTATACCAAAACTTAACTGCAAAGGGAAACTCTTTTTCAGTATTATGCAACTTTCTGCTAGAATAATGGCAACATATTTTAACTTTAGAGACATCTGAGGGACTTTCCttactgatatttttaaaaaatattttgtgaaagtcTGTGTGTAATGGCTGTTTCATGAGACTAATTTGTGATCTTGCGTGTTTGTCATTTGCTCTGATTTACCCCTTGGAATAGAGTTCTTGATTTTAATGAGACTtcctggaaaacaaaacaaaaacgcTAAAAAGctattaatattataaaatcCTTCACTTAATAATATACTATtgagtattaaaaaaaaacacgattAAGTTTCCACACAAGAAATAACGTAACACTGTAAAATCCAAGACTTTCTTATTATAATTTTCTAAACATTTGATCCACATGTAATGAGCAGAGATGTTCTGCTGTAGTCCACAGACTTTTAAGTCCATTCCTAAATTCAAACTAATGCATCAGCTGATCCTATAAAATTTAATGTACTGAATAATTTACTGACTGGTTTATCTGCACAGACATAAGAGGACGTGTAAGTTTACACAGCAGTGTCACACATCAAATTAAATGTTGAGAAATTACGTTCAAAGATCCATTTGTTCACATCACATTGATGTActgtttatgaatgaaaaaagaggcATCACATATGATCCACGCTGGCTGGCTGGCTTCATGCTAGACTGGACGCAGTGCTGAATTGTTAGGGGGCTTTATTAGCATATATCACTGAGCTATGTTTTGGACTAATCTACATGAAAGATGGGTTTGTTTGATGAATATGACATCTGACCGTTAATGATGGCGATTTTATTGCTGGAGAGCAGCCTGATTTACTGCGGACCGATAATGACACTGTTAGCTTGATTTAGTTGATTTGTTTTAAGGGGCTGATTAAATAGTTAGGccttgttttatttcatgctCTGTGCTTCATGGCTTCATTACAGCAATCACAAAAGCTGTGGAAACGTTCCACATCTGGTGTCATCGTAAATCTTTGTTTAGAGAGCTCTTCGCTGATATCAGTAGCTCATTTGTCTTCGTTAATGAAACGATAATCCATGACCTCATGATTGAGAAGATTCAGCATGTTCTGATGAGGCCTAGAGATATCGCatctgcgcacacacacacatacacacacacacacacacacacacgctgcacaGACTGTAGCCACAGCACCAAGGCCTTCACAATATAATCTACCAAGTGGGTTTAGCTTCTTGTCGCCGTaagttaataaaacaaaaacatacatgctCATAGACGCCTCATTCATCCAAGATGTTATCttgtatgaaatataaaaacatgaaatggttttgtaattcggtaatttgtttttacatctgTACGCCCTTGAAAAACCCCAGTCAGCCTCATCATGGCaacaccaaaacacaaaacagaaaacagaagttATGACTAAAAGGAAATTTGTTAGATTTCACTGTAATGGTTCacaaataaatgatataaatactctttaaatgtatttgtgtttgccACAGCCTCTTACACAAAATAATGatcaatttaataaaaaataaacaacccCATTGCACAGCCAAACCAACATcctgaaacaaaatgaaaaaaaaagaaaaatgatttagGCAATTAGATTAATTCCTCTGCTTAAAACTAAAAGGCGTTTTGACCTGACTGAGGCTCACTGAATGTACAATAAATagtaaatgtgtatttaaaaaaaaaagttctggaaaaaaaaatagatcacTGGAAGCAACTTTAGAGCTGCCTAAAGCTTTAAAAACGTCATGCGGGTAAAAACGGGCGTCACGTTGCATGAGGCCACAGCAGccacacaaaataaatcaatgacaATTCTGAAGAAGCTGCTGTGACTGATTTTCCACGTCCATCAATCTGTCAAATCACTCAGTACAAGCGGCCCTTTAAATCGTCTACATTAGGCAGAATTAATGGAACTTTTGCAAGACTTAACAGTTGATTCAGCATAAAGAATCAAATCCATGTTATTGTTTAGTggtttgggggaaaaaaagttccATTTAAATAAGCAGAAAAATAATTTTCGATGCACAGCAGGTAAACATGACCCCAAAATCTCTCTTGTGTAAAATAATGCACATTGAGGCTGTTGAAagttatattataattattttttatttttagtcacGCTTGAAGCTATCGCAAATAAATACACTGATCCCCACATGGATCCAGTCCCTGCATGAAGTACAATATAAAACTCATTGGGCCTAAATCTCctttataaatgtataattcTTTGTCTCTACTGGTATCCTAAGGCCGAGGCTGTTGTCAGTCTTTGTCCATACAAGGCGTACGGGGAGTAATATGGCCCGGTGGCTGCAGGCACCGGCACCGGGGCTCCGGGAGTGGGCAGGGGGCTCTTTGAATACGGGTGATAGCGGCTGCTCAGTCCGAGTGGGTGATGGGGGCCCCTCAGGGCCAGCGTACTGGGGCTGCCTGGGCTGCCATTAGGAGGCATATGCATGTGACAAGCCATAGCAGCGGCGGCAGCGGCGTTGGCGAGAGAGGAAGACCCCGGGTACCCAGATATCAACTTCTCCGTACCCGCAAAGGCCGTGTGAGTCCGCAAGTGGCTGAGCAGCTCCTCGGAGGAGGAAAAGCGCTTGTCGCAAGGTCCGTTAGCAGACACCCAGTTACAAACGTGCGGCAGGGGGTCATTGGGCAGTATAAACCCGTAAGGATACAACGGATGCCCGCCGAAGGACGGGGCCGAGGAATGCACGCCGTGTAACGGGTGCGCCGGGTACATGAGGGGGTATCCAGATTTCAGCGCCGTGGCGGCCGCAGCAGCAGCGGCCGCAGAGTCATGTGCGCAGTTGGCGCTGGATGCACCAGACAAATGGCTTGTGCAGTGGTAGCTCAGGCAGTAGGGGTCTCTACACAGACTAGCAGACATGAGGGACGGCGGGGACGCTCCAGCTAGTGGACTCGTTCCTGCTTTACTGCATCCCAGTGAGCTGGCAGCAGCGAACTGTGCGCTCAAAAGCTGACTGCTGGATTTGGTGGGGTCAAGGGTCATTCCGTGAGGGAGGAACGGCTGCGGATAACCTGCATAGGCACCCGCTAAACTTCCAGGATAGGAAATACCAGCAGGTGGCAAGGGGAAAACTGTGTGACCAGGCTTATAGGGGGAAACAGGGGCAACCAGTCCAGAGCCGATGACGGAGGAGGACGATGAGGTTACGCATGGTGAGTCTGATGTAACAGTCTTGGATCCAGATGTGTTCTCCTGGTGTTGGCTGCCATCAGAGGTAATTCCACTTATCCTATGGCTGCCGTTACTATCTGTTGTACTGCTTTTATTGCTGTCAGACTCCTTCGTTTCCTCCTTGTCCCCCGTTTTGCCTTCAGACGGCAGTGGAGAGACGGAGGTGCATGAGCTGGGGCTGCCTGTCCTGGGGGTGAACGGCTGGCAGGTGGCGCTAGGCACTCGGAAACTGGTTTTATCTCCACTGAGGCTACTGCTCGAGTCCTTCTTCTCTGAGGATTTAGAGTAAGGTTTGAAGCTAGATTTGTCGTCGGCTCCGATGTCGCTCATTTTCAGCGGACCAGATTTGGTCTCCTTGTCACTAGATCCATTTGAGGTCACAGAGGACAGTTTGGAGGAGGACGGTGGGTCCGGTTTTCCAATCTGAGAGCATGTTTGTGCCAAAAGAGCCAGTGGACTTTTCTTGGCATCCAGCTGTGAAATAGGACAAAACACAATTAATGACGTCCATAAAAGCACTTGTACATATAATTTTTGGTAGTAAATACGCACACATGACCGTTCCGCGTATTTTACGCATTGCGTATAAACTTATCTCTGGATGAAACTTAAAACAACTCGGCACAATGGGCATGTAAGGGCgaacgtacacacacacacacacacacacagctgttttacATGAGATAGAAGATAAGATTGTCAAACTGCCACACGTCCGAAACGACATTACACATATTGGCATCAATTTGCTACAACAAGATTATTAATTTTCAAAGTGAGTCCAAATTCGACACATCGGTTtatgcagagaaaaaaagatcaacCATTATGTTTAGAAATCAACTCGTAAACCAGGTCTAGGTCATTTGGAGAGTATTCAGGGCTGTTCCGTCATCTatcaaatattgtatttattattctaATTTAAATCTTGTTTGTCAGCAGTTATTGACCCATTTCGTCCACAAAATTCATCCGATGATAGCGGGTTGGAAGTCCAGTGATTTCCGAAGGGAGACACTTTGTAGTTTAAGCGAATTGATGCCCGTGTGCGCAAAcgttttcacaaaaaaaaacaaatgttttagtGCTTACCTCAATGGGACCGATCGGGGTGGACGGTAAAGGCTGGAGATACTCCGGGTGCAAAATGTGTCCTGCTCGAGCCGTGAGCATTTTCAAAACCTTTATGGGAAGGCGACTGGCTTGGCGAGAAGGGTCTGCGGGAGGAACGGAGTTGTGGACGGTTAGCTGGCTGATCTTCACTGCGCCCTTCTCCCCCGAGGAGCCGCTCTCCCACGCTGGATTCGTGCTATTTCTCAGGACAGAGACCGTGGGCGATGTGATCATGACCCAATTCTCGTGGAAATGGTTGAGAAATACATGTGTAGGGTAAATAAAGCCAACACTCAAGACGTCAGACGGTTATAGCCTTTGCCAAAGATAAAAGCGATAATGTTAAATCCTTAAAAGAGACGCGGAGTGTGTGAGCAGGATCCGTGTATATCACAGCCGCGTTGCTTCATCCCCGGCGTCGCTCTGACAGTGGCTGCGGGTCCGAGAGCAGACTCGGTTTACGTGAGTCGTAGGGCAGGAGGGATCACTCCGCCTCCTCTCCAGCAGCATCTGAGTTAGTCCGCTGATCACAGGCTTTTGCCGCCTCCCAATCAAAAGGAGACCCTGAGGTGATCGGCGGGTCGAGGGAATGTGACGTTTCCTCATCACACGGTTGTGTATTTCACATTTCACCAACTCCGAGCGCTTTTAATTTTGAGTTTTCATATGCGTCTTTGCGTAATTGGCGCTTTGACGCATGCGCCGCCCCTGCGTCCTGTGTGGTTTCAGGGTAGGTGGACCAGGATAACCACGAGGTGAAGATGAAGAGGTTTTGGCCATGTTGAGGTAGCACCAGACACATTTTGATTAACACGATTTCTTAACGTTTTACGTAAGATACCATAGTCCGGGCCTTTTAATTTACGATATTTGATAAATTGACACCAAAGGTCAAATTATACATTCACACTCCTTGTTCTAACTTCAAGTAAGTGAATTTAAGCTAATTGTCATGTGGATAAGCCCAACTTAATGCTTTATCCGTGCAAGAGATGGCAAAAGAAACGGTACGTGGACCACTCGACTCATCAATGAATAACTTTTGGCTcgaaaacaagaaataaaaccaaCTTTTCTGGTTAGATATTCACCCCAACGTGTAGCCTACCGTTATCCATCGGCATGTTACAcattttctgtaactttctCCTCTCAATCACACAGCCTGTCATCTGTCAGTTCCCTGTCCTGGACGCCAGTTATCTGTCAGCTGTCCTCTCGCCTCTTCTCAGTCAGATTCAGGTCAACCACTGTAAAATGAATCCATGAAAAAAGTCGAGAGACGAAGGGATGCGTCTCTCACTCACTCCTCCATCATCATTTAGGCCTGTTAAAATGCGGCCGGTCTTATAATTCAAGACTGTTTAATTGAAGACAAGCTCGAaggcattttttttacagagctTGAATTCTGCTACAGACATCTAATAGCATGTGATTTCTCAAgtgtttttgtctctgaaattaaaaatattccgccacattcaagccaaaaattccttcttttttatTCCAAGAGCGCTTTAAAAACCCCTCTTGTGGCTGCCATTAATCATTAAAGCTTCCACATTTCTTCTCATTGAAATAGACCCACTTATCTTATTACTCAATAGCCTATAAATGTCTTGCTGATCAGGCGAAAGTTAAACATATGCAAGTGTTTTTTGATTGATAACAGGGGTGCTGTTTTCGGCAACGGCTGTCAGGCTCTGACACAGCGCTTTGAGTTATTAGGGCAGAGAAGGGCGACCATAAATTTCGACCGTCAGGCAAAAACTCCTTTATTGTGGACGTGATGGATGGCTCGCCGCAGCAGACACCAAATTCTCGGCTTTATCCTTAAATGGCTGCACATTTTTTCGTCGCCgttattcattacttttaaaCAGAAAGCTTGAAATCTCCTGCTAGTATTTCACACAGGGACACGTTTATGAATCACTCAGAGTCCGTGCAGATACAAGCGTTTACAAGCAGGGTTAGGTATTTCAAGTCGATGATTATACAGTTCCACAGAGCTCTAAACTCACTTTTGCAAATGAGGAGGAGGTGTAAGCAGAGTGCAACATGCAAACTTTGTTGATTTAGTAAAATCTCTGGCCACTTTCTCTCCAAGATGCAAAATAAAACCTTCCATCCATTCTATCCATCAGGtatgatattttttattcagaaaaaaataaaaacgtgtaaatgtgtttataagACTCATcttcaataataatattaaaaagcttattttattttattttttcatcatcttATCACTCTCCTTGtccttgacaaaaaaaaaacaagacaatacATAAAACTCTGGGCAAATAATGAAAACCATACaggttgattaaaaaaaagacaataaatagtTTTTAGAATATTATTCACTTTTTGTAAGGACATATTTTTCAGAAGGTTATGTTTACCTATTATGGAGTTTCTTTGAATTTACCGAGGTTCATATAAAATTTTAATGAGCTAATTTTGTGGGGTGATTATCCTCCACCTGCCTCCATTGCTGAAGTGGCTCAGGATCACTCTTAGTCTTGATTTAATGCACAGTAGTAGTGCTCATGTACGGAAACAACACCTTATATGTGTGCTGGAGACAACTTCACAATTTATCAGTGGAGgtgatttaaaaataatggCAATTAAAGTCACAGTGGCAGGAGCCGCTATTGTGACTGTATTGTATAATGCATAATTGTATAATGTGTATTGTATAATTCAGCCCCGCAAGTAGGATGGTTACTATAGGGCTGATTAAACAAATGCATATCATAGTGTAGTTCACGTCACTTTAAAGAACCATTAAATTTGGAACTCTGACCTAATGATGAAGtgtaaaagtgacatttttgtgaCATCTGCTTATCTTTTCCAGACACTTTGCAGGCAGTAGTGGAACAGCAGCATGGAGGTAAGTCTGTGCTCCAGTCTGAATATTCTGCTCTTTTGACTTGCACATGTACATTAAAACATCCCAAAGGACCTGTAACAGAAACtgttagagaaaaaaaaaggaaaaacttaGGTGCAAAAGCCCTTGACATATAGCTTTCAAAAAAAGGATATGGTCGATAAATGCAGCATTGTAATGCTAAGCAAATGGAATAAGAAATTCCCTCGACATGACATGAAAATTCACCTTGTGGCAGCCGGCGCACGGCTTGCCACGTCGGCAGCTAGACAGGCCGACTGGAACTGACAGGTAAAAAGGGGAGATGATGGTTAGAAGGTGCTATTGTTTCATGCCGCTTTCTTGACCTGTCAGGTCCTGGCGCAGAGGCCTGGATCGAGGACCTCCTTGTCACATGAAAACAGTCTTAAAAGGCCGTTATCCAGACTATGGTGATTGCTCCTGTTTAATTGATTTGCTTTGCACTGAGGCCTGTCACATTAATAATGGTTAAGTACAGCCCCAGTGTGTCACCCAGAGTGGTGCGTCTATCGGGAAATTAACAGCCTTAACTAACTGCTGTCTGTGAAGCAAGAACTGTGTGATCATATGAGATGCAGCAGTTTTATACTTGGGCAAGGCATTTATAATATAACAGCTCTATTTATGATATGACTGTATCTGTAcatgttcttcttttttccccctaccatatatttttttttaaaaaacctgccACAGTTTGACCTCTTCATTTAAGTAGTTATATAGATGGCTATATTATATCCCCATCTCATTATGAACTACCATCCAGAGTAAAACAGAGCTACGCTGACAAGTAAATGGTGTTGAGTGAATAAGACTCAAATTACGCTCTCTAACACTTCACAGGAGCCTTTTGACAGGTTGCAGCAGACATCAAGTCTCTGATATTTccatgactgactgacagcttgAAATTGCTCCCATCACCTTGATAGTATGGTAATGCACCTTGCATGTGGACTGTCTTTAAAGTGCAGGAAATTAGACTCCAAGTTGAGAGTCGCCTTTCAACCAAATATGACAAGAAAATAGACTGCTTTTCTTCTGCGcccagagagggaaaaaaggcCCCACAGAAGCTGGCAGAGAATAAGAGGTTATAGGAGAAAGTGTCAGAAAGTATTACGGATATTATGTGTTTAAGACAGGACATTTCAGATACTTAGAAGTCATACCCATTCCCCTTGACTACACCCAAgatcttttttccccccgtCTGTGTCAAATACTGTAGCACTGACATCATTTGCAAGAGCTCAACTCGGAGCTGACACGAAGAACTTACACTATCTCGCCGGAAGTCAGACGATGGAAGCGCAGCATGACAGAGAGAGTTAGAAAAGTTGAGGTGCAGCCAAGATCACGGCGGTGAAGGGTCTTTTTCACTTTGTCTCCTCAATTAGTTAAAGTTGGTCAGGAGTAGCAAGTAAAGCCTATGGAGATTATATGCTGTCGTCCACTTGCCATCAGGTAGGTGAGGATCCTGACGGGTTGTAGTCATGCTGTAGAGAGGAGTTAACTTCACCTACCCTCCCTGTTAGCACTGGAACTAATGGCTCAATTCAACCTGACAGCTGCCACATTACTGGCTTAGAACTTTGTGGAAACTTCATGAAGCTCCTGTAAGacctactgtactgtatctaCTCGTCTGGTGGCTTTGGGAAAAGAGACACTGCCATCGTTTCCACATTTGATGACATTTAAGTATGGCCTGTGACTTAATTTAGCTAATTTTGATCACAATAAGGGCCCCgtctaatgattattttcattatcgataaATTTGTTGCTtgtattttcaattaattgatcagtcgTGACAGAAATTGATGTAAAATGCTAATCACCATTTTCTAGAGGCCaatgtgttttgtctgaccaacaccaaaatttatttttatataaaagcagtaaatcctcacatttagagaagctggaaacagagaaagtttggcattttttgcttgataaatgattatCATAACACATTTCCTGTCGCTCCACTAATCGATTAGTAGACTAATGATTTCAGCCATTTTAGCCAATGATAATTACTTGATTTATATGTAAGTATTGAATCTCAAATGAGGCAGAAAGATGCCACACAAGGTACATTTGTTTGTGAAGCGGTCCGTGTAGAATCAACATTCTCCACATCTGCACACATGCAGCTCTATATGCTGATCCCTCACATTTACTTGTCTAGATTTAATTTATGGAGCCTAAGCCGGGGTGAAAATGTACAGGTAGCGTGTTATGACACTGGAAGCACTGTGCAGGTTGGGATGAATGTCTGTGATGGGCAGATTATTCAGACTAAAGTAGGCCTAAAGAATGATCTTGTCACATTTCACAGGCAGGATTAGGGATACGCAGGAGGAGCGCTTCAGTCAGGAATTAGCGTCATGTGGTCGGCTGGAGACAAGCATGCAAGGTATTCGCAGAGACAGGCTTGGACACTTACTGCTCCATTTGTCTACTTAGTGATCAAATACTGAGGTTGATTGTTATTTCTCTGTCGTTTGGGGTTTATTTGATAAGCGTTCATCTATACGTATTTCCATGTTGTGAAATTGTGTGAATTTCAAAGATCAGAAGACCCCGTGGACATccattttgcttctttttataCAATTACATATACATTTGCAATAAAACATTAGACACAACACATGATGTCATGTTGATGTGTTGCCCATAGCAGCACCTACTATATTTGTGGCTTTGCATTTTAAATGGAAGTGAGCATGAGTGTCTTCAGGCTATCAGAATGAGCTATTACCACGATGATtgaggagagagggagcgagtGAGCTAAAAGACAAAGTAGAAGAGGCCTGACAAATGAAATCAAACTTCATAAGACCTGCCAGTGGTGTCAGTTGTTATCCATATCTCAAGCGCATTATGGTACTGCAACGCAGCGTACTGCCTTCTCATCTGTCGGCTCAAATTCATCACATTCTCGACTGTTTCTTTTAAGTCACAAGTGTCAGTGTGAAGAGGACTCTTAATTGACAACTGAGTGGCACAGACGTGGACCGCTGCCTTTATTTTGGTGCCAAGAAGGgttgtgttgttttgatgaGCTATTATTGGCAGAAGCCAGTAGCAGATAGCAGTCGGCCTGGAAATGGGAAGTGACATTAGACAGAGAGGAGCTTGTCATTGTCTTCAGGCGAGTTGAATCTCGCTGTAAGTTAGGAACAGCCTGTTGAAATGTCACTCAGGAGACTTTCTTATCTTTTGAGCGGAGACATTTAGGTTGATTTGGTGAAATTTTAGGTGGAAACTGTTCGGTTGTTGAATAGCTGAAATAAGTTGGCATGGTTTCAAGAAGATTCTTTCTGGTAAATTAGATGTATTACACAGAAAGCTATCATGAGTTTCCAGCCGtgaaatgccaaacatttaaCATCTGTAGCCCCACATGTGCCACAT
This sequence is a window from Thunnus albacares chromosome 20, fThuAlb1.1, whole genome shotgun sequence. Protein-coding genes within it:
- the LOC122970755 gene encoding zinc finger protein 503-like, which encodes MITSPTVSVLRNSTNPAWESGSSGEKGAVKISQLTVHNSVPPADPSRQASRLPIKVLKMLTARAGHILHPEYLQPLPSTPIGPIELDAKKSPLALLAQTCSQIGKPDPPSSSKLSSVTSNGSSDKETKSGPLKMSDIGADDKSSFKPYSKSSEKKDSSSSLSGDKTSFRVPSATCQPFTPRTGSPSSCTSVSPLPSEGKTGDKEETKESDSNKSSTTDSNGSHRISGITSDGSQHQENTSGSKTVTSDSPCVTSSSSSVIGSGLVAPVSPYKPGHTVFPLPPAGISYPGSLAGAYAGYPQPFLPHGMTLDPTKSSSQLLSAQFAAASSLGCSKAGTSPLAGASPPSLMSASLCRDPYCLSYHCTSHLSGASSANCAHDSAAAAAAAATALKSGYPLMYPAHPLHGVHSSAPSFGGHPLYPYGFILPNDPLPHVCNWVSANGPCDKRFSSSEELLSHLRTHTAFAGTEKLISGYPGSSSLANAAAAAAMACHMHMPPNGSPGSPSTLALRGPHHPLGLSSRYHPYSKSPLPTPGAPVPVPAATGPYYSPYALYGQRLTTASALGYQ